AATCTCCTTGCTGTTCAATGAAGCTCTTAAATGAATACGATTGCTCTTGCAGAACAACGGAAGGTGGGCAAGCCACAGGTTCCGCTGCCATAGTGGCGTAAGGCTTCATTTTACACGGAGGCCCAAGGGAAAGGAAATCGAGTGTGTAGTGCGGACACTCTTGTTCGCTGCCTTTGACTCTTGCTGCGAGTTCAATGGCCAGGATCAAGAGCGAAATTGTCGAGGACCAAATCTGAATTCGCCGCATGCAAGCTGGCAATCCGACCCGCGAATTCGATTCGCAGCAACCTCTTTTATAGGACTAGAATCGTACCTGGCCGGACTTAAGACCATGCTCCCCGCATCACCGGGCAGAAAAGAGGTCATTTATCATGCGAACCGGAAGGTATGAATCGTCAGAAGGCAGCAACATTGGCACGGCTATCACATTCTTGTTCATTGGACTGGGCGCGGGAGCGCTTGTCGGACTCCTGCTCGCTCCCAAAACCGGAAGGCAGCTTCGGCGCGACCTGAAACGCGGATACGAAGACGCACGGGACACGTTCGACGAATGGACCGACGAAGCCAAAGAGCGGGTGCGCGACGTTGGCGACCGCGTACGCGACGTGGCCAGCCGCGGCGCCGATCTCGCCGACGATCTGCGCGACAAGGTCGAACCCCTGCGCCGCGCCATCAACCGCAGCTAAGGTGAAGCAGGCGTCAGCCCTCGGCCCTCAGGAAAATCGGAATCCAAGGCCCGAACCACATAGCGGCGGACGCTTTCGTCCGCCCGCACCCCATCCGCTCTTGCTTTGCCCGGAGGAATTCGTCCGGGGCCACGCGGGAAAAAGACCAACCGACTCTTACTTGAACAACGTTCCGAAGAATCCCCCGACCCGGCGAAAGAATCCGCGGTGGTCAGACTTCTCTGGCGGCATCCGCACCACCATGTCGAGATGAGCCTGCCGCGCCGGCGAATCCTCCGTCGGCAAATCCTGCGCGGCCTGCACCGGCGCGGGCGCCACGGCAGCGCGGTTCTTCGCGTTGAATACCAGCGGCGCATCCACCTGCACGTGCACTTCATCGGCCCGTGATGGCGGCAGCGGGGCCGTCTCGGGTCCGCTGGACAGTCTCGAACCCGAAGCCGACGCGCTCACCGAACTCCCGCTCAAACCTCCATTTGCGGAGTCCCCCGGTCCCGCCGCGACCCGACCAGGCGGAACCGGCGTCTCATTACCTCCGACCCGCACTTTCTCCGGCAATTCCGACTCCGGCACATTCGGCGCATACGCAGCCTGCGCCCGCATCACCGGCGACGGCGCCGGGCACCCGCACTCCAATGGAACGTCGCCATCTACCTTATCGATCTGTCCGGAATGAAACACCGCCTGTTCGGCCGGCTTAACCTGATAAATCCGGTCGCCCATCAACTCAGAGACGATCGCAGATGAGGTATTCCCCTTCAGCGCGCGCACGCATGTTGTTCCGTGAGCGTCGGCGCTGACGGCAAAATGGAATTCTCCCGGCCCCGCAAACAGAATGCGGAAGTCCGGCGTGAGCACTGCGTCTGCCGACGCATGCAGCGAATAGTGCGCCTCGATCGCGCCCGTGCTCAGGCCGAACATCAGGTCACGCTTGCTCTGCGAGGGCGTCACGGAAACCGTGGTGCCGGGGCAGATGCGAACTTCCCCTCCGCCGGTAACCCGCAGCACCGCCGTTTCTGAACCCGCGGTCACCGACGATCCCGAACCGATGCGGCTGCCCGGAACCACCATCGCCCCCGATCCGCCAGTCACCGGTACCACAGTAGGAACAGCCTTCGCCGATATTCCAGAAACCGATAATCCAGAAACCGTCGGCGGTTCCACGCGCAGTTTCTGCCCGGCACTCATTTCGCCGGCTGGTTTCAGCCGAACCATCAACCGAGGGCCCGCGCCATCCCAGGTATAGCCATAAGGCTCGAGCAGATCGAGAACAATACGGGTGACCGGCGGCTTCTGCTGAAATTGATCGATGCGAATCGCGAGGATGTTCCCCTTGTGAATGGCGACGCGCTTTTGCATCGCAGGCCCCAACCGCGAGTTAGACAGATCGATCACCAGCCGCGGCGGCGAATCGATCATCTGCACCTCGGGAATCACCGGACCGCCGCTGGAAAGAATCTCCACCGCCGGAGCGCCGCGCTCGTGCACGATGCGAACGCTGGTCACAGTCGGCGGCGGCCCGAAAGTCTGAGCATTAAGCTCGGCCGCAAGCAGCGTCGCCACTATCGTGCAGGATAAAGATAAAGATAAAGATAAAGATAGAGATAAAGATAGAGATAAAGATAAATACGTCTTCAGCGCATGCTTCGTAAGCGCGGCTCGCGACAAAATCCCCTCACTGTAGGCTTGAAGGAAAGATATCAGGGCTCGGGGGTCAGAGGCTAGGGGTCAGATGGGCGTCGGGAGTCAGCCCGTAGCGCCGCCGTCCCGGCGGCTGTCCGGCGGGCGTCCTCGCCCGCCGCGCTGGAAGCTACTTCCAACCAAGGATCTGTGGAGATGCAATAAGCGAGGAGGCCCAAGTCCGATGCTTGAAGGTCCAAGGTTCAATGCCTGAGGCCTGACGCCCGCCTCTACGCTTCCGGCAGAAATTCGTATTCCTCAATCACGGCGGCCACCGCGAGTCTGCCGTCGGGTCGCCCATTTTCGACTCGTACGACACGCCCTTTGCACTGTACGCGAATGCTTTCGGTGAGGGTGATCTCCGGCGGCAGCGTCAGCGTAAAACCAATCGCCGACCCCTGACTCACCGCCGACTCCAGATAAAAGCTGATGCCGCGAGCGCTCACATCGCGCAACTCCGCAGATCCTTTGGCGTTCTCGTGATCGACGGTAACCGGTACGCGCAGCGCAAATCGTCGCGCACCCCTCTTCTCCAACTGGGGCTCGGCCATTACTTCCTCCAAAGCGGCGTGAAGCAGCACTCAAACAAATTGGGCTCAAACTATGCACCGAGAATGCGCCGCAATCGTGCCCGGGGTCAATACCACCCTTGGGTCAACCGAGTAGCCCATTCAGGCGGGCTCCCAGGCTGCTTCATTCAGGTCAATATAGAAACAGCAGACCAATGTGGAGAGCCGCCCCCGGCTGTCTGGCGGCCCGGCCGTATCGGGCCGCAGGCTCTTTTGCCGATTGTCATCCAGCTCCCGTATCCTCAGTCATTCAGCGCTTTCCCCCTTGTCATCCAACGTCATTATCCAATCAAGTGAAGCAGGCCGGCCAGCGCAGCGAGCCGGCCTACGCAGTCGAGGGACCTGCTTTTGATCTTCTCGCTACGACGCCCCAACTTCATTGCATTTCCCCGCCCCCCAGGTGTACAAACGACGCCA
Above is a window of Candidatus Sulfotelmatobacter sp. DNA encoding:
- a CDS encoding AMIN domain-containing protein; its protein translation is MATLLAAELNAQTFGPPPTVTSVRIVHERGAPAVEILSSGGPVIPEVQMIDSPPRLVIDLSNSRLGPAMQKRVAIHKGNILAIRIDQFQQKPPVTRIVLDLLEPYGYTWDGAGPRLMVRLKPAGEMSAGQKLRVEPPTVSGLSVSGISAKAVPTVVPVTGGSGAMVVPGSRIGSGSSVTAGSETAVLRVTGGGEVRICPGTTVSVTPSQSKRDLMFGLSTGAIEAHYSLHASADAVLTPDFRILFAGPGEFHFAVSADAHGTTCVRALKGNTSSAIVSELMGDRIYQVKPAEQAVFHSGQIDKVDGDVPLECGCPAPSPVMRAQAAYAPNVPESELPEKVRVGGNETPVPPGRVAAGPGDSANGGLSGSSVSASASGSRLSSGPETAPLPPSRADEVHVQVDAPLVFNAKNRAAVAPAPVQAAQDLPTEDSPARQAHLDMVVRMPPEKSDHRGFFRRVGGFFGTLFK
- a CDS encoding PilZ domain-containing protein encodes the protein MAEPQLEKRGARRFALRVPVTVDHENAKGSAELRDVSARGISFYLESAVSQGSAIGFTLTLPPEITLTESIRVQCKGRVVRVENGRPDGRLAVAAVIEEYEFLPEA
- a CDS encoding YtxH domain-containing protein, producing the protein MRTGRYESSEGSNIGTAITFLFIGLGAGALVGLLLAPKTGRQLRRDLKRGYEDARDTFDEWTDEAKERVRDVGDRVRDVASRGADLADDLRDKVEPLRRAINRS